From Streptomyces durmitorensis, a single genomic window includes:
- a CDS encoding phosphopantetheine-binding protein: protein MSSIDTAIHSVLTGKFEVPQDLILPEATLESLDLDSLALAELALALQEELAVEVQEHEATKSTTVAGLTATLAAKRTAAGAL, encoded by the coding sequence ATGTCTTCGATCGACACCGCGATCCACTCCGTACTGACCGGAAAGTTCGAGGTTCCCCAGGACCTCATCCTCCCCGAGGCCACGCTGGAAAGCCTCGACCTGGACTCCCTGGCCCTGGCCGAACTCGCCCTTGCCCTGCAGGAGGAGCTGGCCGTCGAGGTGCAGGAGCACGAGGCGACGAAGAGCACCACGGTCGCCGGGCTCACCGCCACCCTGGCCGCCAAGCGCACTGCGGCAGGCGCGCTGTGA
- a CDS encoding beta-ketoacyl-ACP synthase 3, which produces MLEGLAGVVPPRAVGNNELPAAWETDDAWVRRRTGIGVRHWVAPGVSTGDLALQAAVRALDVAAAAPPDGLDAVTPPPVDAVIVATSTPDRPMPAMAPQLAHRLGLGQVAAWDVAAACSGFVYALATAAGVIGAGIAHRVLVVAAEVYSTLIAPDDRGAGVVFADGAGAVVLRRGEHGEPGSILGFDLGSDGAGHELIEVPGGGALARSAPDRYTPADLHFRMRGRDVFQHAVTRMTLSSQVLLKNVGWSVDDVDRFVAHQANARILSAVADRIPLPAGRQIANIDRVGNTGAASIPLALADAAGNSRLHTGQRVLLTSFGAGLTWGSAALLWPHLAPVPSVHGVGGPVRSA; this is translated from the coding sequence GTGCTCGAGGGCCTCGCAGGCGTCGTACCGCCGCGGGCGGTGGGCAACAACGAGCTGCCCGCCGCCTGGGAGACCGACGACGCCTGGGTGCGCCGTCGCACCGGCATCGGAGTGCGCCACTGGGTCGCCCCCGGGGTGTCGACCGGCGACCTCGCACTCCAGGCCGCGGTCCGCGCGCTCGATGTGGCCGCCGCCGCGCCACCCGACGGACTCGACGCGGTCACCCCTCCCCCCGTCGACGCGGTCATCGTGGCCACGTCCACCCCCGACCGGCCGATGCCCGCCATGGCGCCGCAACTGGCGCACCGGCTCGGCCTCGGCCAGGTCGCGGCCTGGGACGTGGCCGCCGCGTGCAGCGGATTCGTCTACGCGCTCGCCACCGCCGCCGGAGTGATCGGGGCGGGGATCGCCCACCGGGTCCTGGTCGTCGCGGCCGAGGTGTACTCGACGCTGATCGCCCCGGACGACCGTGGTGCCGGCGTCGTCTTCGCGGACGGGGCGGGTGCGGTGGTGCTGCGCCGCGGCGAGCACGGCGAGCCGGGCAGCATCCTCGGCTTCGACCTGGGCAGTGACGGCGCAGGCCATGAACTGATCGAAGTGCCGGGCGGCGGCGCGCTCGCCCGCTCCGCGCCCGACCGCTACACCCCGGCGGACCTGCACTTCCGGATGCGAGGACGTGACGTGTTCCAACACGCCGTCACCCGCATGACGCTCTCCTCACAGGTGCTGCTCAAGAACGTCGGCTGGTCCGTGGACGACGTCGACCGGTTCGTGGCGCACCAGGCCAACGCACGCATCCTGAGCGCCGTGGCCGACCGCATTCCTCTGCCCGCCGGCCGGCAGATCGCCAACATCGACCGCGTCGGCAACACCGGGGCCGCCTCCATTCCGCTGGCGCTGGCCGACGCAGCCGGGAACAGCCGCCTCCACACCGGGCAGCGCGTCCTGCTCACCTCTTTCGGAGCCGGGCTCACCTGGGGCTCCGCCGCCCTGCTGTGGCCCCACCTCGCCCCGGTTCCGTCGGTCCACGGCGTCGGCGGCCCAGTCCGCTCCGCCTGA
- a CDS encoding 3-oxoacyl-ACP synthase III family protein, translated as MTVYSALAHASVHIPPGRQTVAEAEDRFRANNPGITLSPGVLRHMYGLQARCVAPADEQPSDLAAHAARTLFDEHGTDPGDIDLLLFAGILADMEEPATAHVVAAKLGLGCPVFDLKNACNGVLNALEVADAFIRTGQYRRVLVTTAEVSTRESRWSVDDASDVLHALPSLSTGDMGSAVLVEAAERPGILGSRFFANSWGWQAATLPNPYAQHRTLGHLRIDSAELVASFDGMPEKVRGALHDLGVKAGDLDLACIHQPSVAFTKIACDWVGVDPGQILTTFPTHGNVATNTIPLQLATALKAGRLRRGDLVGLFGFASGASSGLVLCAW; from the coding sequence GTGACCGTGTACAGCGCGCTCGCCCACGCCAGCGTCCACATTCCTCCCGGCCGGCAGACCGTGGCCGAGGCCGAGGACCGCTTCCGGGCCAATAACCCCGGCATCACCCTGTCCCCCGGTGTCCTGCGGCACATGTACGGGCTCCAGGCGCGCTGCGTCGCGCCCGCCGACGAGCAGCCGTCCGATCTCGCCGCACACGCCGCCCGCACCCTGTTCGACGAGCACGGCACCGATCCGGGCGACATCGACCTGTTGCTGTTCGCCGGCATCCTCGCCGACATGGAGGAGCCGGCCACGGCCCATGTCGTCGCCGCCAAACTGGGCCTCGGCTGTCCCGTCTTCGATCTGAAGAACGCCTGCAACGGCGTGCTCAACGCTCTGGAGGTCGCCGACGCGTTCATCAGGACCGGCCAGTACCGCCGTGTCCTCGTCACCACCGCCGAGGTCAGCACCCGCGAGAGCCGCTGGTCGGTGGATGACGCCTCCGACGTCCTGCACGCACTGCCGAGCCTGAGCACCGGCGACATGGGGTCCGCCGTCCTGGTCGAGGCCGCCGAGCGGCCCGGCATCCTCGGCAGCCGGTTCTTCGCCAACTCCTGGGGCTGGCAGGCCGCGACCCTGCCCAATCCCTACGCCCAGCACCGCACGCTGGGTCATCTGCGCATCGACTCCGCCGAGTTGGTGGCGTCCTTCGACGGCATGCCCGAGAAGGTGCGCGGCGCCCTGCACGACCTCGGGGTGAAGGCGGGCGACCTGGACCTCGCCTGCATCCACCAGCCGTCGGTGGCCTTCACCAAGATCGCCTGCGACTGGGTCGGCGTGGACCCCGGGCAGATCCTGACCACCTTCCCCACCCACGGCAACGTCGCCACCAACACCATTCCCCTCCAGCTGGCCACCGCTCTGAAGGCAGGCAGGCTGCGACGCGGCGACCTGGTGGGCCTGTTCGGCTTCGCCAGTGGCGCCAGCAGCGGCCTGGTCCTGTGCGCATGGTGA
- a CDS encoding beta-ketoacyl-[acyl-carrier-protein] synthase family protein translates to MTADNRAVAVTGLGLITPAGVGRDATWTGVLRGASTAARDPQLKELPVDFSCRIPEMTPEQARIGGGKAWRMGRFSQLAVLAAREAVADAGLDPVHWDGARVAVVIGSGLAGAAHLEEQTLRMQAGPDLVSPVLIPMLISNMAAGEVLLDLGARGPSLATETACASGASALAVARDLLLSGACDIAVAGGTEAAISPVVTTGFQRMGALSSRTDDPSQASRPFAADRDGFVISEGAAILVLERAEDARARGQQQYAQLVGVGLSSDAHHPTAPAPGGTTAEAALRTAIGEAGLAPGDIDHVNAHGTSTPLNDQAEAEVIARVLPHGPTVTSAKGVLGHSLGAAGAIEAALTALTIHHSAVPPVANLTTDTLAFPLDCVVDRPRRQTVRAAASHSFGFGGHNVALVLRAP, encoded by the coding sequence GTGACGGCTGACAACCGTGCGGTCGCCGTCACCGGCCTGGGGCTCATCACCCCGGCCGGTGTCGGCCGCGACGCGACCTGGACGGGTGTACTGCGCGGTGCGTCCACGGCGGCCCGCGATCCTCAGCTGAAGGAACTTCCGGTCGACTTCTCCTGCCGCATCCCGGAGATGACCCCGGAGCAGGCCAGGATCGGCGGCGGCAAGGCGTGGCGGATGGGCCGGTTCTCGCAGCTCGCCGTGCTCGCGGCGCGTGAGGCGGTGGCCGACGCGGGCCTGGATCCGGTCCACTGGGACGGCGCCCGGGTGGCCGTCGTCATCGGTTCGGGTCTCGCCGGCGCGGCCCACCTGGAGGAGCAGACCCTGCGCATGCAGGCGGGCCCCGACCTGGTGTCCCCCGTCCTGATCCCGATGCTGATCTCGAACATGGCCGCCGGCGAGGTCCTGCTCGACCTGGGCGCACGCGGGCCTTCCCTGGCCACGGAGACCGCCTGCGCATCGGGGGCCAGTGCCCTGGCCGTCGCCCGTGACCTGCTCCTTTCGGGGGCCTGCGACATCGCGGTGGCCGGCGGCACCGAGGCCGCGATCAGCCCGGTCGTCACCACCGGCTTCCAGAGGATGGGCGCCCTCTCCTCACGTACGGACGATCCTTCGCAGGCCTCCCGGCCGTTCGCCGCCGACCGTGACGGCTTCGTCATCTCCGAGGGCGCCGCCATCCTCGTACTCGAACGCGCCGAGGACGCGCGAGCACGCGGGCAGCAGCAGTACGCCCAACTCGTCGGCGTCGGTCTGAGTTCGGACGCCCACCACCCCACGGCCCCCGCACCCGGCGGCACGACGGCGGAGGCGGCGCTGCGGACCGCCATCGGTGAAGCCGGGCTCGCTCCGGGAGACATCGACCATGTCAACGCCCATGGCACCTCGACCCCGTTGAACGACCAGGCCGAGGCCGAGGTCATCGCACGCGTCCTTCCCCACGGGCCCACGGTGACCTCCGCCAAGGGTGTTCTCGGGCACAGCCTCGGCGCGGCCGGCGCCATCGAGGCGGCCCTGACGGCCCTCACGATCCACCACTCCGCCGTCCCGCCCGTCGCCAACCTCACGACCGACACGCTCGCGTTCCCCCTGGACTGCGTGGTGGACCGGCCCCGCCGGCAGACCGTACGGGCCGCCGCCAGCCATTCCTTCGGATTCGGCGGACACAACGTGGCGCTCGTCCTGCGCGCGCCCTGA